One Thiocapsa rosea genomic window carries:
- a CDS encoding ExeA family protein produces the protein MNARLLALYGLKWHPFSSELPIEALYIPPRVEHFLWRIEQAQIREGGFAMIHGEPGTGKSVVLRLLAERLARLPDLSVGAIDHPQSSLGDFYRELGELFSVPLRPHNRWGGFKALRATWLGHLETTRRRAVLLVDEAQEMSPAVLNELRLLASARFDSQPLLCVVLAGDTRLTDHLRREELLPLGSRIRTRLATEHARREELLACLQHLCASAGNAALMSEPLQHTLCDHAAGNYRILASLAAELLAVAARQERPQLDEALFLEVFTPPATTTPRRAALPR, from the coding sequence ATGAATGCGCGACTGCTCGCCCTCTACGGCCTGAAATGGCATCCCTTCTCCTCGGAACTGCCGATCGAGGCCCTCTACATCCCCCCGCGCGTGGAACACTTCCTGTGGCGCATCGAACAGGCGCAGATCCGCGAAGGCGGGTTTGCGATGATCCACGGCGAACCGGGCACCGGCAAAAGCGTGGTGCTGCGTCTGCTCGCCGAGCGTCTCGCCCGGCTCCCGGATCTGAGCGTCGGCGCCATCGACCATCCCCAAAGCAGCCTCGGGGATTTCTACCGCGAGCTCGGCGAGCTGTTCAGCGTCCCGCTGCGTCCGCACAACCGCTGGGGCGGCTTCAAGGCGCTGCGCGCCACCTGGCTCGGCCATCTGGAGACGACGCGTCGGCGTGCCGTGCTGCTGGTGGACGAGGCCCAAGAGATGAGCCCCGCCGTGCTCAACGAGCTGCGCCTGCTCGCCAGCGCCCGCTTCGACTCCCAACCCCTGCTGTGCGTCGTCCTCGCCGGGGATACCCGCCTCACCGATCACCTGCGCCGCGAGGAGCTGCTGCCTCTGGGCTCGCGCATCCGCACCCGCCTGGCCACCGAGCATGCGCGCCGCGAGGAGCTGCTCGCCTGCCTGCAACACCTGTGCGCCAGCGCCGGCAACGCCGCACTCATGAGCGAGCCCCTGCAACACACCCTCTGCGACCACGCCGCCGGCAACTACCGCATCCTCGCCTCACTCGCCGCCGAGCTGCTCGCCGTCGCCGCCCGGCAGGAACGGCCCCAGCTCGACGAGGCGCTGTTCCTCGAGGTCTTCACCCCGCCCGCCACCACGACCCCGCGGCGGGCTGCCCTGCCACGTTAA
- a CDS encoding ATP-binding protein — MVTAAGAVDGDDELIGPASEPDPIFVGRSAELERGLAALRIGHSVLIKGQPGIGKRSLLREVRIRLAEERICLCPTLATPKTFVAELAEQVHHAVGLTVPERLIPPRFRAEAERTGRIAWKHIQRTIVRLPAQEVILLVLNSLEGREDVVLFVESLEVPPSQADMLHQLAEHCQVAAGIETQNRRNKVMRLLWRFQVTLELKPLIGSESRALVEGHLERTPIDFETETVRGAFVTRVVRESRGLPEAVVGMLAAAVNEREVTRHSLHGFHHESAITYIDMTPMLLVIAVGLMALRYVSRGIGIQELMVLAGVGTSMFSLMLFFARRMSSQGR, encoded by the coding sequence ATGGTCACGGCTGCAGGCGCTGTTGACGGCGATGACGAACTGATCGGGCCGGCATCCGAGCCGGATCCGATCTTCGTCGGGCGTTCCGCCGAGCTGGAACGGGGACTCGCCGCCCTGCGTATCGGACACAGCGTCCTGATCAAGGGACAACCCGGCATCGGCAAGCGCTCGCTCCTGCGCGAGGTGCGGATTCGCCTCGCCGAGGAGCGGATCTGTCTCTGCCCGACGCTTGCCACACCGAAAACGTTCGTCGCCGAGTTGGCCGAGCAGGTGCATCACGCCGTCGGCCTGACGGTCCCGGAGCGGCTCATCCCGCCGCGGTTTCGCGCCGAGGCCGAGCGCACCGGGCGTATCGCCTGGAAACACATCCAACGCACCATCGTGCGACTGCCAGCCCAGGAGGTCATCCTCTTGGTCCTCAACTCGTTGGAGGGGCGCGAAGATGTAGTGCTGTTCGTGGAGAGCTTGGAGGTTCCTCCCTCTCAGGCCGACATGCTCCACCAACTCGCCGAGCATTGTCAGGTCGCGGCCGGGATCGAGACACAGAACCGTCGCAACAAGGTCATGCGATTGTTGTGGCGGTTTCAGGTCACGCTTGAGCTCAAGCCGCTGATCGGCTCCGAAAGTCGCGCGCTGGTCGAGGGGCACCTCGAGCGCACGCCCATCGACTTCGAGACCGAGACGGTCCGGGGCGCCTTCGTGACGCGCGTCGTGCGCGAATCGCGCGGGCTGCCCGAGGCCGTCGTTGGGATGCTCGCCGCCGCGGTCAACGAGCGCGAGGTGACTCGCCATTCCCTTCATGGCTTCCACCATGAGTCAGCCATCACCTACATCGACATGACACCGATGCTCCTGGTGATCGCCGTCGGTCTGATGGCGTTGCGCTATGTCTCGCGCGGGATCGGGATTCAGGAACTGATGGTGTTGGCCGGCGTCGGCACCTCGATGTTCTCGCTCATGCTGTTCTTTGCCCGGCGGATGTCGAGCCAGGGACGCTGA
- a CDS encoding metal-dependent hydrolase, with amino-acid sequence MLTPTHLVTAQSAYLAVCAASGNPPAISESLVALAAAMLPDLDSRQSYIGRLVPPLSTWVGTRFGHRTLTHSLAAQVVVLTIAWWLIPTGYFIALAAGWISHSIADMMTRSGVCWFWPSLARCVLPGNPRYRMEVLGQGELWFLLVMVGFGLVMMPLAQRAEGTTGLIRSAIGDIGNARKDFDADKGRLRFTITIRGRDNISYADISGTYRVIGPWREDGFLIATPTGPRSACRGTACDWYADHADLTRAGHQITTSFTLSAEVATGDALRAALAPLTADEIYLIGDFIAPESKAALPTVLISGDQVTLFYATPKMLDAWDKRALIAVELTVQARHAPGVDPGQLGPIGPAAPTIDPRIMRWLE; translated from the coding sequence ATGCTGACGCCGACCCACCTTGTCACCGCTCAGAGCGCCTATCTTGCGGTCTGCGCCGCATCCGGGAATCCTCCCGCAATCTCCGAGTCGCTTGTGGCACTCGCCGCAGCGATGCTCCCGGATCTCGACTCGCGGCAGTCCTACATCGGGCGACTGGTCCCGCCGCTGTCCACCTGGGTCGGCACGCGTTTCGGCCATCGCACCCTGACCCACTCGCTGGCGGCGCAGGTCGTGGTCCTGACCATCGCTTGGTGGCTGATCCCGACCGGCTATTTCATCGCCTTGGCCGCAGGCTGGATCTCCCATTCGATCGCCGACATGATGACCCGCTCCGGCGTCTGTTGGTTCTGGCCGTCCCTTGCCCGCTGCGTCCTGCCCGGCAATCCCAGGTATCGAATGGAGGTGTTGGGACAAGGCGAGTTGTGGTTCCTGCTCGTCATGGTTGGGTTCGGTCTCGTGATGATGCCGCTGGCGCAGCGTGCCGAGGGAACCACCGGGCTGATCCGCTCGGCGATCGGCGACATCGGCAATGCGCGGAAGGACTTTGACGCGGACAAGGGAAGGTTGCGCTTTACCATCACCATCCGCGGTCGCGACAACATCTCCTATGCGGACATCTCGGGGACTTATCGGGTCATCGGTCCCTGGCGCGAGGACGGCTTCCTGATTGCCACACCGACCGGCCCTCGCTCGGCGTGCCGCGGCACCGCCTGCGACTGGTACGCCGACCATGCGGACCTGACGCGTGCCGGACATCAGATCACCACCTCGTTCACGCTCAGTGCCGAGGTCGCGACCGGCGATGCTCTTCGGGCAGCGCTCGCCCCGCTCACAGCCGACGAGATCTACTTGATCGGGGACTTCATCGCGCCCGAGTCCAAGGCGGCCCTGCCGACTGTGCTGATCTCCGGTGACCAGGTCACGCTTTTCTATGCAACGCCGAAGATGTTGGATGCGTGGGACAAGCGCGCTCTTATCGCGGTCGAGCTGACGGTTCAGGCTCGTCATGCACCAGGGGTCGATCCGGGGCAACTCGGGCCAATCGGACCTGCTGCACCGACCATCGACCCACGCATCATGAGGTGGCTGGAATGA
- a CDS encoding thermonuclease family protein encodes MSGSGILDVAHHRLTLFWALALIGLLVPWALTGLDIGDWSLLDAKGRACTVASIHDGDTLRAVCDGERLQVRLYCIDAPEMSQAPWGRESRDYLRRMTPGEVAIRIHDTDRYGRKIGEILTADGASLNLAMVSAGQAAVYPRYCQDPRFFAAERAARSGGLGIWSSAGNHQRPWDHRRGSR; translated from the coding sequence ATGAGCGGCTCCGGAATCCTGGACGTTGCCCACCATCGGCTGACCCTGTTCTGGGCTCTGGCGCTGATTGGTCTGTTGGTACCCTGGGCGCTGACAGGTCTCGACATCGGCGACTGGTCGCTCCTCGACGCTAAGGGTCGTGCCTGCACCGTGGCATCCATCCATGACGGCGACACGCTCCGAGCCGTCTGTGACGGAGAGCGGCTTCAGGTGCGCCTCTACTGCATCGACGCCCCCGAGATGTCGCAGGCGCCATGGGGCCGCGAGAGCCGCGATTATCTGCGGCGCATGACCCCCGGCGAGGTCGCCATTCGGATCCACGACACCGACCGCTACGGACGCAAGATCGGGGAGATCCTGACAGCGGACGGTGCGAGCCTGAATCTGGCGATGGTGTCGGCCGGTCAAGCGGCGGTTTACCCGCGCTATTGTCAGGACCCGCGATTTTTTGCCGCCGAGCGGGCGGCACGGAGCGGTGGGCTCGGGATCTGGTCAAGCGCCGGTAACCATCAACGCCCCTGGGATCACCGACGCGGATCCCGATGA
- a CDS encoding ParB N-terminal domain-containing protein, which yields MKNRSLLSGIADRIEQGHEGAGSGSAGDERAGPFGANIAGITNPRAPGQPNAAIQKATIQRLHWVDPARCRLWQHHNRDYQLLNAERCADLIAGFRTLGRQERPAIVRSLKGDARMGAEGAEHDFEILSGARRHWTVSWLRMHGEMNGEGEPYLLLIQVRDELDTAAAFELSDAENRGQRDISDYERAREYRWALESLYEGNISRMAEAIRIDRSNLSRLLALCDMPDELVRAYPSILEIRTSHWRQLSPIFSSEEPAQRDAAKRILAFARSLAKARAEHGHNLPMTGAETLNALLDAARERNSGRAKRGMVVATISAKATGKLAMRIKRTMRGMTLEIPRASGATKDELYAALQQAVDDHFEE from the coding sequence ATGAAGAACCGCAGCCTGCTCTCGGGGATTGCCGATCGGATCGAGCAGGGGCACGAGGGTGCCGGCTCGGGGTCGGCCGGGGATGAACGTGCGGGGCCGTTTGGGGCGAACATCGCCGGTATCACGAATCCACGGGCACCCGGCCAGCCGAATGCCGCGATTCAGAAGGCAACGATCCAGCGTTTGCACTGGGTCGATCCGGCGCGTTGTCGGCTGTGGCAGCACCACAACCGTGACTACCAGCTGCTCAACGCCGAACGGTGCGCGGATCTGATCGCAGGCTTCCGCACGCTCGGGCGCCAGGAGCGTCCGGCGATCGTGCGCAGCCTCAAGGGTGATGCGCGGATGGGAGCGGAAGGGGCGGAACATGACTTCGAGATCTTGTCGGGGGCACGTCGCCACTGGACGGTCTCCTGGCTTCGCATGCACGGCGAGATGAATGGCGAAGGCGAGCCCTACCTCCTGCTGATCCAGGTTCGCGACGAGCTGGACACCGCGGCGGCGTTCGAGCTGTCGGATGCGGAGAATCGGGGCCAGCGCGACATCTCGGATTACGAGCGGGCACGGGAGTATCGGTGGGCGCTGGAGAGCCTCTACGAGGGGAACATCTCGCGGATGGCGGAGGCGATCCGGATCGACCGCTCGAACCTGAGTCGGCTCCTTGCGCTTTGTGACATGCCGGACGAGCTGGTTCGGGCGTATCCGTCGATTTTGGAGATCCGTACCTCGCACTGGCGGCAGCTCAGCCCGATCTTTTCGAGCGAAGAACCGGCTCAACGGGATGCGGCCAAGCGCATCCTGGCCTTTGCGCGCTCGCTCGCCAAGGCTCGGGCCGAACATGGCCACAACCTGCCGATGACGGGCGCTGAGACACTGAATGCCTTGCTGGACGCGGCCAGGGAACGCAACAGCGGCAGAGCCAAGCGCGGCATGGTCGTGGCCACGATCAGCGCCAAGGCAACCGGTAAGTTGGCGATGCGGATCAAGCGCACGATGCGGGGGATGACGCTGGAGATCCCGAGGGCGTCGGGTGCGACGAAGGACGAACTCTACGCGGCGCTGCAACAGGCGGTCGACGACCACTTCGAGGAGTAG
- a CDS encoding AAA family ATPase, protein MEDTGLDPLKFLRQRAEDVLEKLREDVFAPEGTKTLRKLWSISEAAELVGRSQQSIRLAEKEGKLPSPGLLENGRRSGYSLDAVNRMRDLFGTRPWRSPQDPPLILSFSNFKGGVGKSSFACHSAQYFAIQGYRVLVVDLDSQASTTTVFGFNPDLQIGHDETIAPYLLGEQHSLQYAIRKTYWPGIDLIPSALHFYSAEYELAAQVAGNVELLETLRAGLEGIADSYDIIILDPPPALGLISISALVAANALVIPVPPANIDFASTTHFFSMVIDTLETLRRHGVDPSYRFVRVALSKLDERKSTQTAIAEMMRKVFGSYLMVSPIKDSAEIDNASARFETVYEQPVALTSREVHRRCIAYLDGFNRELEILVRRTWPSHHEALREAGLM, encoded by the coding sequence ATGGAAGATACAGGCTTGGACCCGCTGAAATTCCTTCGCCAGCGCGCCGAGGACGTGCTCGAGAAGTTGCGCGAGGATGTCTTCGCTCCCGAGGGCACGAAGACACTGCGCAAGCTGTGGTCGATCTCGGAGGCGGCGGAGCTGGTCGGGCGCAGCCAGCAGTCGATCCGACTGGCGGAGAAAGAAGGCAAGCTGCCCTCCCCCGGCCTCCTGGAGAATGGTCGGCGCAGCGGCTACTCGCTGGATGCCGTCAATCGGATGCGCGACCTCTTCGGGACCCGTCCGTGGCGCTCGCCACAGGATCCGCCCCTGATCCTGAGCTTCTCCAACTTCAAAGGCGGGGTCGGCAAGAGCTCGTTCGCCTGTCACTCGGCACAATACTTCGCGATTCAGGGCTATCGGGTCCTGGTCGTCGATCTGGACAGCCAGGCGAGCACCACGACGGTGTTCGGCTTCAATCCGGATCTGCAGATCGGGCATGACGAGACCATCGCCCCCTATCTGCTCGGCGAGCAGCACAGCCTTCAGTACGCCATTCGCAAGACCTACTGGCCGGGGATCGATCTGATTCCCAGTGCCCTGCACTTCTACAGCGCCGAGTACGAGTTGGCGGCGCAGGTGGCCGGCAATGTCGAGCTGCTGGAGACCTTGCGTGCCGGTCTCGAAGGGATTGCGGACAGCTACGACATCATCATCCTGGATCCGCCGCCTGCGCTGGGTCTGATCTCGATCAGTGCGCTGGTCGCGGCCAATGCGCTTGTGATTCCGGTGCCGCCAGCGAACATCGATTTCGCCTCGACCACGCATTTCTTCAGCATGGTGATCGATACGCTGGAGACCCTGCGCAGGCATGGGGTCGACCCGAGCTACCGTTTCGTGCGTGTTGCGCTCTCGAAGTTGGACGAGCGCAAGTCTACGCAGACGGCGATCGCCGAAATGATGAGAAAGGTCTTCGGTTCCTACCTGATGGTGTCGCCCATCAAGGACAGCGCCGAGATCGACAATGCATCGGCAAGATTCGAGACGGTCTATGAGCAACCCGTCGCCTTGACGTCGCGCGAGGTCCATCGACGCTGCATCGCGTATCTGGACGGGTTCAACCGCGAGCTCGAAATCCTGGTCCGGCGCACGTGGCCGAGTCATCACGAAGCCCTGCGCGAAGCGGGGCTCATGTAG
- a CDS encoding SGNH/GDSL hydrolase family protein — MSRRGRHRPSIVPWHEYLRQVFDHEGFPTFPDLNLLAEGDSWFTISGIPSYNLLFELRFRKQTRIVNCGSPGDTIVSMASIARSQQLREALSPGIQRWDAILLSGGGNDLINAAGKIVLPKSDRPTHPGNPADYCDAAELGALLDDVQDGYRRIAAMRDVPGGPSRGVPILAHTYDYATPRDAPAIFIFGSLGPWLHRAFNDRDIPPADRVKLADYLTDRLAERILELTVGSKKIPEFHVLDTRGTLTPAMLGHRGDSHDWQNEIHPNGGGYEKLAKRIEPVLEGLLGL, encoded by the coding sequence ATGTCGAGACGAGGCCGTCACCGTCCGTCCATCGTCCCCTGGCACGAGTATCTCCGCCAAGTGTTCGATCATGAGGGGTTCCCGACGTTTCCCGATCTGAATCTGCTCGCCGAAGGAGATTCCTGGTTCACCATCAGCGGCATACCATCCTATAACCTCCTCTTTGAGCTTCGTTTCCGCAAACAGACCAGAATCGTCAACTGCGGGTCGCCCGGCGACACCATCGTCAGCATGGCCAGCATCGCCCGAAGCCAACAGTTGCGCGAGGCATTATCGCCTGGGATCCAGCGCTGGGATGCCATCCTCCTGAGCGGCGGCGGCAACGACTTGATCAACGCGGCCGGCAAGATCGTCCTGCCGAAGAGCGACCGACCGACCCATCCCGGCAACCCTGCCGACTACTGCGACGCTGCCGAGCTCGGCGCGCTCCTCGACGACGTCCAGGACGGGTATCGGCGCATCGCCGCAATGCGCGACGTCCCCGGAGGCCCGAGCCGCGGTGTGCCGATCCTCGCCCACACCTACGACTACGCCACGCCCCGAGACGCGCCGGCCATCTTCATCTTCGGGAGCCTCGGGCCCTGGCTTCATCGGGCATTCAACGATCGGGATATCCCCCCTGCGGACCGGGTCAAACTCGCCGACTACCTGACCGATCGCTTGGCCGAGAGAATTCTGGAGCTCACGGTCGGCTCGAAAAAGATCCCCGAGTTCCACGTGTTGGATACCCGGGGTACCTTGACCCCAGCCATGCTCGGCCACCGCGGAGACAGCCACGACTGGCAAAACGAGATCCATCCCAACGGCGGCGGCTACGAAAAGCTCGCCAAGCGCATCGAGCCGGTCCTCGAGGGGCTGCTGGGTCTCTGA
- a CDS encoding DUF5993 family protein has protein sequence MMVLPFALVTLALGALLMRRRRIALTLWGLALLSLLWLFHLHASDPLALSF, from the coding sequence ATGATGGTCTTACCCTTCGCACTGGTCACCCTGGCCCTCGGCGCACTCCTCATGCGGCGGCGCAGGATCGCCCTGACACTCTGGGGACTCGCCCTCCTGTCGCTGCTGTGGCTGTTCCATCTGCATGCCAGCGACCCGCTGGCGCTGAGCTTCTGA
- a CDS encoding disulfide bond formation protein B — MTYRIARSLDALGLIAIGLVLAVAFSDQLLNHELPCPLCLLQRVGFVLAGFGLAMNLVFGPRPSHYALTILGAMAGGAVALRQILLHIVPGTGAFGEPFLGLHFYTWAAILFALIVIGSAVLLLFDARLEASPAEHEPIGTLARTALVLFTLLVVGNALSTFLECGLGLCPDNPTGYEMLE; from the coding sequence ATGACGTACAGGATCGCCCGCAGCCTCGACGCACTCGGCCTGATCGCCATCGGTCTCGTACTTGCCGTGGCGTTCTCCGACCAGCTGTTGAACCACGAGCTACCTTGTCCACTTTGCCTGCTGCAGCGCGTCGGCTTTGTCCTCGCCGGGTTCGGCTTGGCGATGAACCTCGTGTTCGGTCCCCGGCCCAGCCACTATGCCCTGACCATCCTAGGAGCCATGGCCGGCGGCGCGGTCGCGCTGCGCCAAATCCTGTTGCACATCGTGCCGGGTACCGGTGCCTTCGGCGAGCCCTTCCTGGGGCTCCACTTCTACACCTGGGCGGCGATCCTGTTCGCCCTGATCGTCATCGGCAGCGCCGTCCTGCTGCTGTTCGACGCCCGCCTCGAAGCATCCCCCGCGGAGCACGAACCCATCGGCACCCTGGCCCGAACCGCCCTCGTCCTGTTCACCCTGCTGGTCGTCGGCAATGCCCTCTCGACCTTCCTTGAGTGCGGCCTTGGCTTGTGCCCCGACAATCCGACCGGGTACGAGATGCTTGAGTGA